The proteins below are encoded in one region of Rana temporaria chromosome 2, aRanTem1.1, whole genome shotgun sequence:
- the LOC120927965 gene encoding beta-1,3-galactosyltransferase 5-like encodes MAMKLPQGWKMPRKKVVFVALLFFPCLGMFGFFITNYQTDLCFFCFHKSENRFSFKTDYKRNHFMTVPESNCKQNPPFLVLLVTTTYDQIEARMAIRKTWGKEQLIQGKRVVTFFLLGTSPSKLDSLSEELNIYKDIIQKDFVDTYYNLTIKTFMGLDWIVNHCPQTHYVMKTDTDMFVNTYYLVKLLLRKNLTSNLFTGILKPDDAPIRYVFSKWYISKKEYNGEKYPPFCSGTGYVLSVDVAQRIFNISFSLPFFKLEDVYIGMCLEKLKISLQELHTKPIFFASKPSFSVCAYRNLVTSHEIKPQEIVIYWEALHNAQDEQC; translated from the coding sequence atgccTCGGAAGAAGGTGGTTTTTGTGGCACTCTTGTTTTTTCCTTGTTTGGGTATGTTTGGGTTCTTTATCACAAACTATCAGACTGACTTGTGCTTTTTTTGCTTCCACAAATCAGAAAACCGTTTTTCCTTTAAAACTGACTATAAAAGGAACCACTTCATGACGGTGCCTGAATCAAACTGCAAACAAAACCCTCCATTTCTGGTGCTCCTGGTGACTACAACATACGACCAGATAGAGGCGCGAATGGCAATCCGCAAAACGTGGGGGAAAGAGCAACTCATCCAGGGAAAGCGAGTGGTGACCTTCTTTCTTCTTGGCACGAGCCCCAGTAAACTCGACAGTTTATCCGAAGAGTTGAACATCTACAAAGACATCATTCAAAAAGATTTTGTAGACACCTATTACAACTTGACCATAAAAACGTTTATGGGTTTAGACTGGATTGTGAATCATTGCCCTCAGACCCACTACGTCATGAAAACAGATACAGACATGTTTGTCAATACGTATTACCTTGTTAAACTTCTCCTGCGTAAAAATCTGACTTCAAATCTCTTCACAGGGATACTAAAGCCAGACGATGCCCCTATACGTTATGTCTTTAGCAAGTGGTACATAAGTAAAAAGGAATATAATGGTGAGAAATACCCCCCCTTTTGTTCGGGTACAGGCTACGTGCTCTCCGTAGATGTTGCCCAAAGGATTTTTAACATCTCATTCTCTTTACCATTTTTTAAACTTGAGGATGTGTACATAGGAATGTGTCTGGAGAAGTTGAAGATCTCATTACAGGAGTTACACACTAAGCCTATATTTTTTGCTTCTAAGCCATCATTCTCTGTGTGCGCTTATCGGAACCTTGTGACATCTCATGAAATCAAGCCACAGGAAATAGTCATTTACTGGGAGGCCTTACACAATGCACAAGATGAACAATGTTGA